DNA from Dietzia lutea:
GCCGCGCCGACACTCGGCGGCCGCCCGGTGCCCGTCACCCACGGCGAGCACATCCGGTCGCGGCGCGGCGAGCTGCGCGTCACCCTCCACCCCGACCTACCGCCCAACTCCGAGACCCTCGTCGACGTGCTCAGGACCGGGCACAGCGAGTCCGGGCGGCCCGTCGTCCACACGCTCCTGCGGCCCCGCACGGGGCGGCTCCACCAACTGCGCGTGCACCTCGCCGCGCTGGGGATCCCCATCCTCGGCGACCGGCGCTACCCCGACCTGCTGCCGGAGGCCCCCGACGACCCCGACCTGCCGCTGCAGCTCCTCGCCCGCGAGCTCAGGTTCACCGACCCCGTCACCGGCGGGCCCCGGCGGTTCGTCACGCGCCGGGCCCTGGCGCACGCCCCCGTCAGCGGCGCCGCTGGAACGTCAGGTGAGTGACGCCGCTGGGCGGTCAGCAGGTCGGCGTGGGCGCCGCGCCGGCCCAGCGGTCGAGGGTCCACTGCACCAACTGCGGCGTGAGCGGTGAGTCGGCGGCGACCAGCCCCATGTGGTCGAGCCCCGGGTAGGTGCGGAAGTCGATCGGATCGCCCGCCGCGCACCGACCGGCGACCCAGTTCTCCTGCATCGTCGGCGTCACGAGCGGATCGGCCAGGCCCTGCGCGACGAGGACGGGCGCCGGCCACGGGCCGGTCGGCGAGTTCTCCCGCAGTCGGTCGCCGAGCCCGCCCTCGAGGACGGAGTCCGGGAAGACCTGCTCGGGGATCTGCGTCCCGCGCAGGAGTGCGGCGATGACGTCCTTCTCGTTGAAGCACAGGTCGGAGATCTTCTCCACGCCGTGCGCCGTGCCCGGGTTGAGGTGGCCGGACAGGTCGAGGTCGGGGTAGATCTCGTTCCACGACGTGGCGATGTAGGCCGAGACGGTCTTGCCGCCGACGCTGTCCTTGTCCTCGTCGGCCAGCCGGTACAGGTCGCTGGCCGGAGCCATGCCCGCGATACCGCGCAGCGTCAGCTCCGGCGCGTAGTCGCCGGCGATCTGCCCGGTCCAGAGCGCACCGTGGCCGCCCTGCGAGTGGCCCCACACGACGGTGTCGGTGCTCAGGTCGAGCCCGTCGAGCTGCTGCGCGGCGCGGGAGGCGTCGAGCACGTTGCGCGCCTCGGCCCGCCCCACCAGGTACGGGTGCATGCCGGCCGTGCCCAGGCCCACGTAGTCGGAGATGACGCCTGCCCACCCGTGCTCGGTGACCATCTGCTCGAGGGCGGCGGCGGCGCCGTCCGCGAACGGGGTGGGGCTCAGGGACGGGGCGCAGCGGGGCACGATGCCCGTCGTCCCGTGGGCGATGCTCAGCAGGGGCAGCTCGTCGCCGCCCCGGTCGGCCGGCGCGATCGCCACACCGCTCGACACGGTCACCGTGTCGTCCGGCCGGGTGGTCGTGTAGAGGATCCGCCAGGCGTCGGCGCCGTCCGGCACGCCCGCGGTGAGGGTCTCGGCGCGCAGGAGCACCCCGGGCTCGTCGGGCAGCGGCTCTACCGCCGTGTAGAAGGCGTCGGGCTCGGGCCGGTCGTCGCCCCTGAGCAGGACCACGCTGCCGATCGCCAGCGCGAGCACGAGCAGGAACACCACGACCGCCGCCGCCGTCCTCGCCCACCTGCCTACACGCTCGCGGCCCGCGCGCATGCGGGCGCGGGGCCGCTCCACGACGAGCTCGATCAGCGCGCGCAGGCCGACGAACACCAGCCACGCACCCACCGCGTACCGGATCAGTTCGATCGCGAGCACCGGCCACACCAGGCACAGCAGGCCCAGCAGGATGGCCGCGGCGCCGCTGAACAGGCCGGCCACCCGACGGTCGGTGCCGCCGCGCCACGCCCCGACGACAGTGTGGACCCCGTGCGCCACCAGGGCGGCGACCATCACCCACAGCAGGGTGCGGATGCTCGCCGTGCGCCACGCGAGCACCACGACGCCGGCCGCGACGGCGGCGAGTCCGACCGCGATGCGCGTCCACCGCCCGGAGCGGCCGGCACCGTCGACGCCGGTGACCGTGGCCAGTCCGACGACGACGAGTCCCGCCCCTGCCAGCGTGACCATCACCGGCATACCGAGGTGGACCAGGATCAACACCACGCCCAGGGCGACGGACGCCAGGGCCAGAAGGGCGCCGAGTACCCGCCGTCCGCGGTCGGTGTGCTTATCGGCCGTGTCGTGCAAGATCTGTCTCCTCGGGTGCGTCCTCGGGCCGACCTCTACCGGCGTATACGGCCTCCGGTAATGAAACTATCCCGAGGCCCCGCGCGGGAGACTCCGAACCGCGCGTTCTCACCCGTCGACGTCGGCTGTTCTCACCCGTCGACGTCACCCAGATGGTGTTCGACGTCGTGCACGATGTACTGGCACAAGGAGGCGTGGTGAACACGTAGCCGTCGCCGCGTCGACCGGTCCCGTCCTGGTCCGCGGGGCCGACGCGGTCGAGAACCTCCAGCGTCCGAGCGGTGGCGGCGTCGAGACGGCGGGCGAGGTCGTCCGGGTCGCTACGCCAGTACGCGTGCTCGACGACCGCCGCCTCGCCGTCGAAATCGTCGTACGTCGGCTCGGCACGGTCGAGCATCGCCGCTATGCGGTCCCCCAGGACCTCGATGAGGTCACGGCAGTGGCCCGCGTACTCCAGCGGTGACCACACCCGCGGGGCCGGTCGCCGCTCGACCCCGGGCCGCCCCAGAACGGCGAGCCACCGGTCGCGGGCGGAGGCCAGGCGGTCGCTCGTGGTGGCCGGATCGTGAGGCCGGTAGCCGCACTCGTCGCAGCCCGACTCGAGTACGGTCGTCCAGTCCTTGGTGTCCGGCAGCGAGGGTTCGGGAGGCGTGTCCATACACCCACCGTCTCACCGTCCCGGCGGGCCCGCGGCCGGATCGGCCCGGTCTGCGACGTCAGCCGTTCGCGGGGAGCCAGTCGGCGAACCGGTCGGTGGAGACCTCGGCGAGCCACATCTGCCAGAGCGGGCCGAAGGACACCCGGCGCACGCCGAGCTTCTTGAGGGTCGCCAGGTCGCCGGCGCCGTGTCCCTTCACCGGATGGGCGGTCGCGTTGACGGGGATCGTTACCGCCTGGACGAGACGCGTCAGCTGGTCGGCGCTCGTCACGCCCACCGGGTACACCGATCGTGCTCCGGCATCCTCCATGAGCGTGATGCGGGCCTCGGCCTCCGCCACCGGGTCCGGGAAGACGTCCGTCCCCAGCTTGACGGCATCGGTACGTCCGTTGATGACGAACGGGATCCCGGCGTCATCGGCCGCGCGGCGGGCGCCGGCGATGTAGTCGGCGTGCTCCTGACGGTCCCGGACCCGCTTGCCCTCGCGGTGCACGACGTCCTCGATGTTCGCGCCGACGGCGCCGGCCTCGAGCAGGCGGGCGATCAACTCGGCCGGGTCGAGACCGTAGCCGGACTCGACGTCCGCGCTGACGGGGACGGGCACCGCGTCGGTGATGCGCTTGACCACGCGCAGGTACTCGGAGAAGTCCATCTTCTCCCCGTCCGCGCTGCCGATGGCGTCGGCGACAGGGTGGCTACCCACCGTCAGGCCCTTGAAGCCGGCGTCGGCGGCGACCCTCGCGCTCCAGGTGTCCCACACGGTCGGCAGGACGGCCAGTTCACCCGATTGATGGAGCTCGGCCAGCGTGGTTGCTCGTGCGCGTACGTCGGGCATCTCGATCCTCCTCAGAGCGTGGCTTTCGTCTCCCGACCCTACGCCGGTGGCCCGGCCCGCGGATCACCGTAGAGTGACGCGTATCACACAACGGCACGCGTACCCCGGAGGCCACCATGAACCACGTCTACAGCGTCACCGAGATCGTCGGCTCCTCGCCGGACGGAACCGACCAGGCCATCGCCAACGCGGTCGCGGAGGCGTCGAAGACCCTGCGGAACCTCGAGTGGTTCGAGGTCCAGTCCGTCCGCGGCAAGCTCGACGGCGGCGCGGTCGCCCACTGGCAGGTGACCATCAAGGTGGGATTCCGCCACGAGTCCTGACCAGACGCCTCTGGCCGCCTCCGGGTTCCCGCCGATCGCGCTGTCCACAGGGCGTTCCGGCGGCTCCACAGAACGCCCCGCGGGGCTGTCGCCGAAGGTCGGGCCTACCGAGACTCGAGGCATGAGATTCGAGGACCTCCCCGACAACTGGAACACACTTCCGCTCGACGACGCCCCGCTGGCCGCCGGCGTGATCGACCTCGTCATCGGTCACCACGACCGCGGCCGGAACACGATGCTCATCCTCCCGTGCGACGAACACGACGTCGGCCTCCCCGCCCCCATCCTCATCAGCGACATGGACTGGCTCTGCGCATCGCACGAGCGCCGCGACGCGATGGCCGTCCTGCCCGCGATCGCCTCGCCCGGGTTCGTCGTCGGACTGTCCGCCAGGCGCCGCCTCCCCGACAAGGTGGTGCGGGGTTGGCTACGGACGATCGAGGATGAGCTGGACGCCACGGGACAGGCGCTCCTGGCGCTGGGGGTGGCGGATGTGGACACCGTGGAGATCGTCGGCGGCCGCGCCGCGCGCAACGGCAGCCGCGCCTGAGCGGGCGGGGCGCGGCCGGGTGAGCCGCCTCTGACCACCGCTCGCGGATGACGGGACCCCGGCGTCCCGGCGGTAACATCGACCCTCGTGCCCGACCACTCACAGACCCCGGGAACGGGCAGCATCGTCGACTACTCGGCGCTT
Protein-coding regions in this window:
- a CDS encoding lipase family protein, with protein sequence MHDTADKHTDRGRRVLGALLALASVALGVVLILVHLGMPVMVTLAGAGLVVVGLATVTGVDGAGRSGRWTRIAVGLAAVAAGVVVLAWRTASIRTLLWVMVAALVAHGVHTVVGAWRGGTDRRVAGLFSGAAAILLGLLCLVWPVLAIELIRYAVGAWLVFVGLRALIELVVERPRARMRAGRERVGRWARTAAAVVVFLLVLALAIGSVVLLRGDDRPEPDAFYTAVEPLPDEPGVLLRAETLTAGVPDGADAWRILYTTTRPDDTVTVSSGVAIAPADRGGDELPLLSIAHGTTGIVPRCAPSLSPTPFADGAAAALEQMVTEHGWAGVISDYVGLGTAGMHPYLVGRAEARNVLDASRAAQQLDGLDLSTDTVVWGHSQGGHGALWTGQIAGDYAPELTLRGIAGMAPASDLYRLADEDKDSVGGKTVSAYIATSWNEIYPDLDLSGHLNPGTAHGVEKISDLCFNEKDVIAALLRGTQIPEQVFPDSVLEGGLGDRLRENSPTGPWPAPVLVAQGLADPLVTPTMQENWVAGRCAAGDPIDFRTYPGLDHMGLVAADSPLTPQLVQWTLDRWAGAAPTPTC
- a CDS encoding DinB family protein; its protein translation is MDTPPEPSLPDTKDWTTVLESGCDECGYRPHDPATTSDRLASARDRWLAVLGRPGVERRPAPRVWSPLEYAGHCRDLIEVLGDRIAAMLDRAEPTYDDFDGEAAVVEHAYWRSDPDDLARRLDAATARTLEVLDRVGPADQDGTGRRGDGYVFTTPPCASTSCTTSNTIWVTSTGENSRRRRVRTRGSESPARGLGIVSLPEAVYAGRGRPEDAPEETDLARHGR
- a CDS encoding isocitrate lyase/PEP mutase family protein; the protein is MPDVRARATTLAELHQSGELAVLPTVWDTWSARVAADAGFKGLTVGSHPVADAIGSADGEKMDFSEYLRVVKRITDAVPVPVSADVESGYGLDPAELIARLLEAGAVGANIEDVVHREGKRVRDRQEHADYIAGARRAADDAGIPFVINGRTDAVKLGTDVFPDPVAEAEARITLMEDAGARSVYPVGVTSADQLTRLVQAVTIPVNATAHPVKGHGAGDLATLKKLGVRRVSFGPLWQMWLAEVSTDRFADWLPANG
- a CDS encoding dodecin; translation: MNHVYSVTEIVGSSPDGTDQAIANAVAEASKTLRNLEWFEVQSVRGKLDGGAVAHWQVTIKVGFRHES